One genomic region from Kamptonema formosum PCC 6407 encodes:
- a CDS encoding Calx-beta domain-containing protein, translating into MPNINGTLGPDVLPGNLSDGRTISLIELIGDDTLNGLDGNDVLNAIDGNDLIFAGPGNDIGNGNDGSDTVYGGKDDDQVYGGKGTDLVRGDIGNDSVFGNDGNDTIFGGKDNDTMYGGKNNDQLLGDLGDDILYGDLGSDTMSGGGGSDIFGIGRVGDGKPTATTGGPTVSDADVITDFRTNGNDIIQLFGGLQFSDLQFIDGTGFNGISIGNTLVRDVGTGEYLVNMVGFTAAQLSANPAWFQSVGTPTPTPTPTPTPTGTSGPGILNFGQPTYSGTEGSTVSVGVFRTGGSQGAISVNYTVAPGGSNNQASLNDFTVAQPLTVNFANGQTSAQISFNLTADGIAEGTETAILQLQAPTGGATLGTLPASNLVISDQATTVSPTPTPTPGTTASSIFSFSTSNYSTPEGTAGTVTVLRTGDTASAATIGYGTVDGSASSPADYTPTTGTLNFAAGQTSATFSIPTITDALSEGSETVNVFLNNGNVGTVNPATLTIFDGGTGVTPTPPTPTPTPTSVFQFDQTNYTVNEGGQATITVTRTGGTAAATINYATVDGSASSSGTAPDYTVAAGSLNFAAGQNSASFTVPALTDTLTEGAETVNLVLSGGTVGSNPSILTINNVASTGTTPTPTPTPTPTPTTSTTGPSVFFFSAATYSGNEGSTANVTINRSGDLTKAATILFSTADGSATASQPDYVGISTVSVNFAAGQASATVGVPIINDTVPELTETVNLFLSGGSIASPSAAVLSILDSSGGASNGFFYGTSVSPTTDGGTGSFTINRPSGVGTASIDFLIAAPGGGQPVYLTDYSVSGTFLPNSSNNGGTVNFANGQTSVTLSLIDIVGGTAGTVNLGFGAGTIGNPASTSITIL; encoded by the coding sequence ATGCCCAATATAAATGGTACTCTCGGCCCGGATGTTCTTCCTGGAAATCTATCTGACGGTAGGACAATTTCTCTAATTGAATTAATCGGTGACGACACCCTTAACGGCCTTGACGGCAACGACGTTCTCAATGCCATAGATGGAAATGACCTAATCTTTGCCGGCCCCGGCAATGACATTGGTAACGGCAACGACGGTAGCGATACAGTCTATGGCGGTAAAGACGATGACCAAGTTTACGGCGGTAAAGGCACTGACTTAGTTAGGGGCGACATCGGTAACGATAGCGTCTTTGGCAACGACGGCAACGACACCATCTTCGGTGGCAAAGACAATGACACGATGTACGGGGGCAAAAACAACGACCAACTACTAGGCGACCTTGGGGATGATATCCTCTACGGCGACCTCGGTTCCGATACAATGAGCGGCGGTGGCGGCAGCGATATTTTCGGGATCGGGCGGGTGGGCGATGGTAAACCAACTGCTACAACTGGCGGCCCAACTGTCTCCGATGCCGACGTAATCACGGATTTTCGCACCAACGGCAACGATATTATTCAGTTGTTCGGCGGCTTGCAATTTAGCGATCTCCAGTTCATTGATGGTACAGGCTTTAACGGCATTAGCATCGGCAACACCCTAGTTCGCGATGTAGGAACTGGCGAGTATTTAGTCAATATGGTAGGTTTTACCGCTGCTCAATTGAGCGCGAATCCTGCCTGGTTCCAGTCCGTCGGAACGCCTACACCAACCCCAACACCAACTCCGACCCCTACGGGGACTTCTGGCCCTGGCATTTTGAACTTCGGTCAGCCTACTTACAGCGGTACAGAAGGCAGCACCGTTAGCGTTGGTGTTTTCCGTACCGGTGGCAGCCAAGGCGCAATATCGGTTAACTATACCGTTGCTCCGGGGGGAAGCAATAATCAAGCCAGCCTGAATGACTTCACAGTTGCCCAACCTCTGACAGTTAATTTCGCTAACGGACAAACTTCCGCCCAAATCAGCTTTAATCTTACGGCTGATGGTATAGCTGAAGGAACTGAAACAGCGATTCTGCAACTTCAGGCCCCAACTGGTGGCGCAACCCTGGGTACTTTGCCTGCATCCAACCTAGTTATTTCCGACCAGGCAACTACAGTTAGCCCGACACCTACACCTACGCCGGGAACCACTGCTTCAAGTATTTTCAGCTTTAGTACCAGTAATTACTCTACTCCCGAAGGTACTGCCGGTACGGTGACAGTTTTGCGAACGGGAGATACTGCGAGTGCTGCAACTATTGGCTACGGTACTGTTGACGGTTCGGCTTCTTCTCCTGCGGACTATACCCCAACTACGGGTACGCTAAACTTTGCGGCCGGTCAAACTAGCGCAACTTTCAGTATCCCGACTATAACTGATGCGCTTAGTGAAGGCTCTGAGACGGTAAATGTCTTCCTGAACAATGGCAATGTCGGTACTGTCAATCCCGCAACGCTGACGATTTTTGATGGTGGAACGGGGGTAACTCCAACTCCTCCGACTCCAACTCCAACTCCAACCAGCGTTTTCCAGTTCGATCAGACTAATTACACTGTGAATGAAGGTGGCCAAGCAACGATTACGGTGACTCGCACTGGCGGTACTGCGGCGGCTACGATTAATTACGCCACTGTTGATGGTTCGGCTAGTTCTAGTGGAACTGCACCTGACTACACGGTTGCAGCGGGTTCTCTGAACTTTGCGGCTGGACAAAATAGCGCCAGCTTCACAGTTCCAGCCTTGACTGATACCTTGACTGAAGGTGCGGAAACTGTGAACTTGGTGCTCAGTGGGGGTACTGTAGGCAGCAATCCGTCTATCTTGACAATTAATAATGTTGCGTCAACGGGAACGACACCGACTCCGACTCCGACACCGACACCGACTCCAACAACATCAACTACTGGCCCTAGTGTGTTCTTCTTTAGTGCCGCTACTTACAGTGGTAATGAAGGTAGCACTGCTAACGTCACAATTAATCGTTCTGGCGATTTGACAAAGGCAGCAACAATTCTATTCAGCACTGCTGATGGTTCGGCTACAGCTTCTCAGCCTGATTACGTTGGTATCAGCACTGTCTCAGTGAACTTTGCCGCTGGTCAAGCTAGTGCGACGGTTGGTGTGCCGATCATCAATGATACTGTGCCAGAGTTGACTGAGACTGTCAACTTATTCCTCAGCGGTGGTTCTATTGCTAGTCCTTCAGCAGCGGTTCTATCAATTCTAGACAGCAGCGGTGGGGCAAGTAATGGATTCTTTTACGGTACGTCTGTTTCGCCTACGACTGACGGTGGTACTGGAAGCTTTACAATTAATCGGCCAAGCGGTGTGGGTACAGCATCAATTGACTTTTTGATTGCAGCACCGGGTGGTGGTCAACCTGTGTACCTCACTGACTACTCTGTTTCCGGCACTTTCCTCCCTAACTCCAGTAATAACGGTGGTACTGTGAATTTTGCTAATGGTCAAACCAGCGTTACCCTTTCATTGATTGATATTGTAGGTGGTACTGCTGGTACTGTGAACTTAGGTTTCGGCGCTGGTACTATCGGTAATCCAGCATCAACCTCAATTACTATACTCTAA
- a CDS encoding DUF433 domain-containing protein, translating into MTITELKIDLASLTIADKAAAIEFLLQTVSSGSLGIKKTPGVCGGDACIGNTRIPVWVLVGYRRLGCSDAELLKCYPHLAAADLVNAWAYADAYPEEIETAIRENEEA; encoded by the coding sequence ATGACAATAACCGAATTAAAAATCGATCTTGCTTCCTTAACGATCGCAGATAAAGCAGCAGCTATAGAATTTTTACTTCAAACCGTAAGCAGCGGTTCGCTAGGCATTAAAAAAACTCCTGGCGTTTGTGGTGGTGATGCTTGTATTGGCAATACTCGCATACCCGTTTGGGTACTTGTCGGGTATCGTCGTCTCGGATGCAGCGATGCTGAACTTTTAAAGTGCTATCCACATTTAGCTGCGGCTGACTTGGTAAATGCTTGGGCTTATGCTGATGCTTACCCAGAAGAAATTGAAACAGCAATCAGAGAAAATGAGGAAGCATAA
- the thiC gene encoding phosphomethylpyrimidine synthase, translating to MRSEWIAKRQGHSNVSQMHYARQGVITEEMQYVANRENLPPELIREEVARGRMIIPANINHTNLEPMAIGIASKCKVNANIGASPNSSNLQEEVDKLNLAVKYGADTVMDLSTGGGNLDEIRTAIIKASPVPIGTVPVYQALESVHGTIENLTADDFLHIIEKHAQQGVDYQTIHAGILIEHLPLVRNRLTGIVSRGGGILARWMLHHHKQNPLYTHFNEIIEIFKKYDVSFSLGDSLRPGCTHDASDEAQLAELKTLGNLTRKAWEHDVQVMVEGPGHVPMDQIEFNVKKQMEECSEAPFYVLGPLVTDIAPGYDHITSAIGAAMAGWYGTAMLCYVTPKEHLGLPNAEDVRNGLIAYKIAAHAADIARHRHGARDRDDELSKARYNFDWNRQFELSLDPERAREYHDETLPADIYKTAEFCSMCGPKFCPMQTKVDADALTELEKFLAREPVAK from the coding sequence ATGCGTAGCGAATGGATCGCCAAACGGCAGGGGCATAGTAATGTTAGTCAAATGCACTATGCTCGTCAAGGTGTAATTACTGAAGAAATGCAGTATGTTGCCAATCGGGAAAATCTCCCGCCGGAGTTGATCCGTGAAGAAGTGGCGCGGGGAAGAATGATTATTCCTGCTAACATTAATCACACCAATTTAGAACCGATGGCGATTGGTATTGCCTCGAAGTGCAAGGTCAATGCTAATATCGGTGCTTCTCCCAATTCTTCCAATCTTCAAGAAGAAGTTGATAAGCTAAATTTAGCGGTCAAATATGGTGCTGATACTGTCATGGATTTGTCCACTGGCGGCGGCAATTTGGACGAAATTCGCACGGCAATTATCAAAGCTTCGCCTGTTCCTATCGGTACCGTTCCTGTCTATCAAGCACTAGAAAGCGTACACGGGACAATTGAAAATCTGACGGCAGATGACTTTCTGCATATCATCGAAAAACACGCTCAGCAAGGAGTAGATTACCAAACTATTCACGCCGGAATTTTGATTGAGCATTTGCCATTGGTGAGAAATCGACTTACAGGTATTGTTTCTCGCGGCGGTGGTATTTTAGCTCGTTGGATGTTACATCATCACAAGCAAAATCCGCTTTATACTCACTTCAATGAAATCATTGAAATCTTTAAGAAATACGATGTTTCTTTTAGTTTAGGTGATTCCCTCCGTCCTGGTTGCACTCACGATGCTTCTGATGAAGCTCAATTAGCTGAACTCAAAACTTTGGGGAATTTAACTCGCAAAGCTTGGGAACATGATGTACAGGTGATGGTAGAAGGCCCTGGTCACGTACCGATGGATCAAATTGAGTTTAATGTTAAGAAACAGATGGAAGAGTGTTCGGAAGCACCTTTCTATGTTTTGGGGCCTTTGGTGACAGATATTGCACCGGGATATGACCACATTACCTCTGCAATTGGTGCGGCAATGGCGGGTTGGTATGGTACGGCGATGTTGTGCTATGTAACACCGAAGGAACATTTGGGTTTACCGAATGCTGAGGATGTTAGAAATGGGTTAATTGCTTATAAGATAGCGGCCCATGCAGCGGATATTGCCCGTCATCGACATGGTGCTCGCGACAGGGATGATGAACTCTCGAAGGCGCGTTACAATTTTGATTGGAATCGTCAATTTGAGCTATCGTTAGACCCTGAACGCGCACGGGAATATCACGATGAAACTTTGCCGGCAGATATCTATAAAACTGCTGAATTCTGTTCGATGTGCGGGCCTAAGTTTTGTCCGATGCAGACTAAGGTTGATGCTGATGCTTTGACGGAATTGGAGAAGTTTTTAGCTAGGGAACCTGTAGCTAAGTAG
- a CDS encoding Uma2 family endonuclease has translation MSVQMQKRLFTVQEYHLMIEAGVFANNDRVELIEGEIIEMAAIGTRHATCVRRLIRRFSVIPEEAAILDVQDPIQLTERTEPQPDLVLLQPRADYYATAHPMPSEVLLLVEVSDSTIDYDRDVKVPNYARSGIREIWLWDLEANCLEVYREPMANGYGLMQRFERGEIVSPLAFSDFEVSVDWILG, from the coding sequence ATGTCTGTTCAGATGCAAAAACGGCTATTCACAGTGCAGGAATATCACCTAATGATTGAGGCTGGTGTTTTTGCGAATAATGACCGAGTAGAATTAATAGAAGGGGAGATTATTGAAATGGCTGCAATTGGAACTCGTCATGCGACTTGTGTACGGCGACTGATTCGCCGTTTTAGCGTGATTCCAGAAGAAGCAGCTATTTTGGATGTTCAAGACCCAATTCAATTGACAGAAAGAACTGAACCTCAGCCAGATTTAGTATTACTACAACCTCGTGCTGATTACTACGCTACAGCACATCCAATGCCATCAGAAGTATTGCTTTTGGTAGAGGTTTCTGATAGCACTATTGATTACGATCGCGATGTGAAAGTACCTAACTATGCTCGTTCTGGGATTCGCGAAATTTGGCTGTGGGATCTTGAGGCTAATTGTTTAGAAGTTTACCGCGAACCGATGGCAAATGGTTATGGTTTAATGCAAAGGTTTGAGCGAGGAGAAATAGTTTCACCGCTGGCTTTTTCTGATTTTGAAGTGAGTGTTGATTGGATATTGGGTTAA
- a CDS encoding DNA cytosine methyltransferase, producing MFSDKDKSIVALFSGCGGLDLGFSQAGFNVIWASEYDKDIWETYENNHPDTFLDKRDIRAISSAEIPDCTGIIGGSPCQSWSEAGMQRGIDDYRGKLFLDYVRILKEKQPLFFVAENVSGMLHTKHKLAFGNILAAFEEAGYVIAYKLLNAMYYNVPQDRKRVIFVGYHLSLKRRFNFDWVGKSRRILTLKDAIGDLQESVIPALSPNKTNGNDCLVPNHEYMTGGFSSMYMSRNRVRCWNEPSFTIQAGGRHAPIHPQANKMIRVGKDEWIFDVNSRQSYRRLSVRECARIQTFPDDFIFYYQNLAAGYKMIGNAVPVNFSYAVAQAIYEDLFNEKQESKEREECSTYI from the coding sequence ATGTTCAGCGATAAAGATAAATCAATTGTAGCTTTATTTTCAGGTTGTGGAGGGCTAGATTTAGGCTTTTCTCAAGCTGGCTTTAATGTCATCTGGGCTTCAGAGTATGATAAAGATATCTGGGAAACCTACGAAAATAACCACCCGGATACATTTCTTGACAAGCGCGATATTCGAGCAATTTCTTCAGCAGAAATACCTGACTGTACGGGAATTATTGGCGGGTCGCCTTGTCAAAGTTGGAGTGAGGCGGGAATGCAACGAGGTATCGATGATTATCGCGGTAAGTTATTTTTAGATTACGTCCGTATTCTTAAAGAGAAACAACCTTTATTTTTTGTGGCGGAAAATGTTTCTGGGATGCTACACACTAAACACAAGTTGGCATTTGGTAATATTTTAGCGGCTTTTGAAGAAGCTGGCTATGTCATCGCTTACAAGTTGCTGAATGCCATGTACTATAATGTGCCTCAAGACCGGAAAAGAGTGATTTTTGTTGGCTATCACTTAAGTTTGAAAAGGCGTTTCAATTTTGATTGGGTGGGGAAATCGCGACGCATTCTTACCCTAAAAGATGCCATAGGTGATTTGCAAGAATCGGTAATTCCTGCTTTATCGCCTAACAAAACAAATGGCAATGATTGCTTGGTACCTAACCATGAATACATGACAGGAGGTTTTTCAAGTATGTATATGTCGCGCAACCGAGTTCGCTGTTGGAATGAACCATCTTTTACTATTCAAGCAGGTGGTCGCCATGCGCCAATTCACCCGCAAGCAAATAAGATGATTCGGGTAGGAAAAGATGAATGGATATTTGATGTTAATTCCCGGCAATCTTACAGAAGATTATCGGTTAGGGAGTGTGCTAGAATTCAAACATTCCCTGACGATTTCATTTTTTACTATCAGAACTTAGCTGCTGGTTATAAAATGATTGGGAATGCGGTTCCTGTTAATTTTAGTTATGCTGTGGCACAGGCTATTTACGAGGATTTATTTAATGAGAAGCAGGAGTCAAAAGAGAGGGAGGAATGTAGTACCTATATTTAA
- a CDS encoding Uma2 family endonuclease: MSDLIALDPNQYPDTSQLVQEDDTPLDSFINEKQQRLLTEVLSGYELNDGIPFIVAANVGIFRTVRHPAIVPDIFLSLNVTVVDTWERRDVRSYLLWEFGKPPEIVIEIVSPTPGNELGSKFTDYALMGVMYYIVYDPLGELSDRPLQMFQLQGGRYVPKTDTWFPLVGLGLTLWQGVFESVNDTWLRWCDAEGNVIPTVEELAARLSQTQSQLSQTQSELTAAQNQTKQALLQGIQLGLQLKFGSSGLEIFGEISAIDDLNLLQSITSSLLTVEGLEELRQIYLS, from the coding sequence ATGTCGGATCTAATCGCTCTTGACCCCAATCAATACCCCGATACTAGCCAACTCGTACAAGAAGACGATACTCCCTTGGATAGTTTCATTAATGAAAAACAACAGCGACTGCTTACAGAAGTTCTCTCTGGCTATGAGTTAAATGATGGTATACCTTTTATTGTCGCTGCCAATGTGGGGATTTTCCGTACTGTCCGCCATCCGGCTATAGTTCCTGATATATTCCTCAGTTTAAATGTAACTGTTGTCGATACTTGGGAGAGGCGAGATGTGCGTTCCTATTTACTATGGGAATTTGGCAAACCTCCAGAAATTGTAATTGAAATTGTTTCTCCGACTCCGGGGAATGAGTTGGGTAGCAAATTCACTGATTATGCCCTGATGGGTGTAATGTATTATATCGTGTACGATCCTCTGGGTGAATTGAGCGATCGCCCTTTACAAATGTTTCAATTACAAGGGGGGCGTTATGTGCCCAAAACTGATACTTGGTTTCCCTTAGTTGGTTTAGGTTTAACCCTCTGGCAAGGTGTCTTTGAAAGTGTTAATGATACTTGGTTAAGATGGTGTGATGCAGAGGGAAATGTTATTCCTACTGTGGAGGAATTAGCGGCGAGACTATCTCAAACTCAGTCACAATTATCTCAAACTCAATCAGAGTTAACTGCGGCTCAAAATCAGACAAAACAAGCTTTATTACAAGGGATTCAGTTAGGTTTACAGCTTAAGTTTGGGAGTTCAGGTTTAGAGATTTTTGGAGAAATTTCTGCTATTGATGACCTGAATTTGCTACAAAGTATTACTTCTAGCTTGTTAACCGTTGAGGGGTTAGAGGAATTACGACAAATTTATTTGTCATAA
- a CDS encoding DUF5615 family PIN-like protein, whose protein sequence is MGHDILTVQEAGNAGLGIPDEEVLAFAVSNQRAVLTLNRGDFIRLHRSQPNHAGIIICTQDNNWERQATRINEAISTEEILTGKLIRVNRPPQ, encoded by the coding sequence TTGGGTCACGATATATTAACAGTTCAAGAAGCTGGAAACGCAGGATTAGGAATTCCTGATGAGGAGGTATTGGCTTTTGCTGTGAGTAATCAGCGAGCAGTTTTGACTCTTAATCGAGGGGATTTCATTCGACTACATCGCTCACAACCTAACCATGCTGGTATTATCATTTGTACTCAAGATAACAACTGGGAAAGACAGGCGACGCGAATTAATGAGGCTATTTCTACGGAAGAAATATTGACGGGGAAATTGATTCGAGTTAACCGTCCGCCGCAGTAA
- a CDS encoding Uma2 family endonuclease, whose translation MSVQMQRRLFTVQEYHLMGEAGIFGNNERVELIEGEIIQMAAIGKRHAARVDRLANFFYERVQRRAIVRVQNPICLDDKSEPQPDIALVQPRADFYESALPNSENILLLVEVADSTVDYDRDVKVPNYARSGIQEIWLWDLEANCLEVYRLPTANGYSSIQKFEGGEIFLPFAFPDFEVSVDLILS comes from the coding sequence ATGTCTGTTCAGATGCAAAGACGGCTGTTCACAGTACAAGAATATCACCTAATGGGTGAGGCTGGTATTTTTGGTAATAATGAACGGGTGGAACTCATAGAAGGAGAAATTATTCAAATGGCAGCAATTGGTAAGCGTCATGCCGCCCGTGTCGATCGCCTTGCAAATTTCTTTTACGAACGAGTACAAAGACGTGCTATTGTCCGGGTACAAAATCCGATTTGTCTTGATGATAAATCTGAACCACAACCTGATATTGCTTTAGTACAACCTCGTGCTGATTTTTATGAATCAGCTTTGCCAAATAGTGAAAATATTTTGCTTTTGGTAGAAGTTGCTGATAGTACTGTTGATTACGATCGCGATGTGAAAGTACCTAACTATGCTCGTTCTGGGATTCAGGAAATTTGGCTATGGGATTTAGAGGCTAATTGTCTAGAAGTTTACCGTTTGCCTACGGCTAATGGCTATAGTTCAATCCAAAAATTTGAAGGAGGAGAAATATTTTTACCATTTGCTTTTCCTGATTTTGAAGTGAGTGTTGATTTGATATTGAGTTAG